In Crinalium epipsammum PCC 9333, the following are encoded in one genomic region:
- a CDS encoding methyl-accepting chemotaxis protein, whose translation MFKNQSMQARLIFAFIFMGLLVLIVALVGLSGSSRLSKHIDTLANNSVPSISGLWKINEGQTQIESSERGLLDINLGKDARQVEIDRMDNAWKQIQEGFQQYEQTPKSNAEKQAYKDFLNKWDAWKKAHEEFLRRNLQFESLGVFNLFENSAANAGSAIAAYKELETQVQVNRQPFTASTDALLAVLKMNEDLAAETERVSAKDVSQVGFWAFVAILIGPGTAILFGIFFSNTIARPLGAKIAGVVDIAQKISAGDLTSQIPLADQEDEVGQLQNAFYTMNKDLNALVNRIQQSGNQITSSADQITASGKNLEATVTEQVASTNEVTATAHQIATTSRELVKTMEQVAAMAEQTTVAADNSINDLNHIDSVMRQLLEATQVVSSKLEVMNERANNISRVVTTITVVADQTNLLSLNAALEAERAGEYGAGFAVVAREIRRLADQTAVATLEIEHMIKEMQSAVSTGVTEMDKFTKSVVHSVEDVDKISDQVTEVIQQMQGLTPRFEQVSQSVEEQSQGAQQISAAMEHLSQTSQQTAGSLRETNYALEQLDEAAHSLKTEIARFKVTA comes from the coding sequence ATGTTCAAAAACCAATCCATGCAGGCACGCCTGATCTTCGCGTTCATCTTCATGGGGCTTTTGGTGCTAATTGTGGCGTTGGTGGGTCTAAGTGGCAGTTCTCGCTTGAGTAAGCACATCGACACCCTAGCCAACAATAGTGTACCCAGCATCTCCGGTTTGTGGAAAATTAATGAAGGACAAACCCAGATTGAATCGTCAGAACGGGGCTTACTAGATATCAATCTTGGTAAGGATGCGCGCCAGGTAGAAATCGATCGCATGGATAACGCCTGGAAGCAAATTCAGGAGGGATTTCAGCAGTATGAACAGACTCCTAAGTCGAACGCGGAAAAGCAGGCATATAAAGACTTTTTAAATAAATGGGATGCGTGGAAGAAAGCCCATGAGGAGTTTTTGAGACGTAATCTCCAGTTTGAGAGCTTGGGAGTTTTCAATCTATTTGAAAATTCAGCGGCAAATGCTGGTTCGGCGATCGCTGCCTACAAAGAGCTTGAGACGCAAGTTCAGGTAAACCGTCAACCCTTTACAGCCTCAACCGATGCACTTTTGGCGGTGTTGAAAATGAATGAGGATTTGGCAGCAGAAACAGAACGTGTATCCGCGAAAGATGTTTCTCAAGTTGGATTTTGGGCATTTGTGGCAATCCTGATTGGTCCGGGAACGGCGATCTTATTTGGAATTTTCTTTAGCAACACGATCGCTAGACCTCTAGGAGCCAAAATTGCTGGAGTCGTTGACATTGCCCAAAAGATTTCAGCCGGAGACTTAACCAGCCAAATTCCACTCGCTGACCAGGAAGATGAAGTCGGTCAATTGCAGAATGCTTTTTACACCATGAATAAAGACCTGAATGCCTTAGTCAATCGCATTCAACAGTCCGGTAATCAAATCACCAGTTCTGCCGACCAAATTACGGCATCTGGAAAAAACCTGGAAGCAACGGTTACAGAACAGGTTGCTTCAACGAATGAAGTGACGGCAACGGCTCATCAAATTGCGACGACATCAAGGGAATTGGTAAAAACAATGGAGCAGGTTGCAGCAATGGCTGAACAAACGACAGTGGCAGCAGATAATAGCATAAATGATTTAAACCATATTGACTCTGTGATGCGTCAGTTGTTAGAAGCGACTCAGGTTGTGTCTTCCAAACTGGAAGTTATGAACGAACGAGCCAACAATATCAGCAGAGTGGTGACAACCATCACGGTTGTGGCAGATCAAACCAACTTACTTTCGCTTAATGCAGCATTGGAAGCCGAGAGAGCCGGAGAATACGGGGCGGGCTTTGCTGTTGTAGCACGGGAGATCCGCCGATTAGCTGATCAAACCGCTGTTGCCACGCTAGAAATTGAACACATGATTAAGGAGATGCAATCGGCAGTTTCTACTGGCGTAACAGAGATGGATAAGTTTACGAAGTCTGTCGTTCATAGCGTCGAAGATGTAGACAAAATTAGCGATCAAGTTACTGAAGTAATTCAGCAGATGCAGGGATTAACCCCACGCTTTGAGCAGGTGAGTCAGAGCGTCGAGGAACAATCTCAGGGAGCGCAGCAAATTAGCGCAGCGATGGAGCATCTGAGCCAAACTTCTCAGCAAACAGCAGGCTCGTTACGAGAAACCAATTACGCCTTAGAACAGCTTGACGAAGCTGCCCATAGCTTAAAGACAGAG
- a CDS encoding CheR family methyltransferase: protein MVLSTIATLLSQSIGLDPEIIGSNRIAIAVENRRVGCQLPDLESYWARLRTSASELEELIELLIVPETWFFRDGKPFDYLKTYVTSEWRLLPRNPLRVLSVPCSTGEEPYSMAIALLEAGLLPQQFRIDAIDISQRSLTKAKRGVYTKNSFRGDAWTKRDRYFQQTAEGYELHQPIRELVNFQQGNVMTSLTLTKKQYDIIFCRNLLIYLQSETCSQVLAALDRLLIPGGLLFVGASETGKIAADRYASVRQPFTFAYRKLNPSLTQLEPLNITQPVTPQTLAKQSLGVKNYSAPDTQQIKASDLSASSNDLSFEPIPSVDLQTVRKLADDGRSAEAIALCKAYLVDHQTSAVAYTLLGELYQADQQNAQAQQCFQRAIYLEPTSYEALVHLALLKEHQGDTVGAKIIQQRIQRLQHSLRTEA from the coding sequence TCCAACCGAATTGCCATAGCTGTCGAAAATCGTCGAGTTGGCTGTCAATTGCCTGACTTAGAGAGCTATTGGGCGCGGTTACGAACCTCCGCTTCAGAATTAGAAGAACTGATCGAACTACTCATCGTGCCGGAAACCTGGTTTTTCCGGGATGGTAAGCCGTTTGATTACCTGAAAACCTACGTCACCTCGGAGTGGCGGTTATTGCCACGCAATCCGCTTCGAGTGTTGAGTGTTCCCTGCTCGACTGGCGAAGAACCTTACTCAATGGCGATCGCCCTACTAGAAGCGGGTCTGCTTCCGCAACAGTTCCGGATCGATGCGATTGATATTAGTCAACGCTCCCTGACAAAAGCCAAGCGCGGAGTCTATACCAAAAACTCCTTTCGTGGCGATGCTTGGACAAAGCGCGATCGCTACTTTCAACAAACGGCGGAGGGTTACGAACTACACCAGCCCATTCGTGAGCTAGTCAATTTTCAGCAGGGGAATGTAATGACCTCCCTGACGCTCACCAAAAAGCAATACGACATCATCTTCTGCCGCAACTTGTTGATATATCTGCAATCAGAAACTTGCTCACAAGTATTAGCAGCGCTCGATCGCCTACTTATACCAGGAGGGTTACTGTTTGTGGGAGCGTCTGAAACTGGAAAAATTGCCGCAGATCGGTATGCCTCTGTCCGTCAGCCTTTCACATTTGCTTATCGAAAGTTGAACCCATCGCTGACCCAACTGGAACCCCTTAATATTACTCAACCAGTAACTCCTCAAACCCTCGCCAAGCAATCTTTAGGAGTAAAAAATTACTCTGCGCCCGACACTCAGCAAATCAAAGCATCTGATTTATCTGCCAGTTCAAACGATTTAAGCTTTGAACCAATACCGTCTGTTGATTTACAAACGGTGAGAAAGTTAGCGGATGACGGGCGATCGGCAGAAGCGATCGCGCTTTGTAAAGCCTATCTGGTCGATCATCAAACGAGTGCAGTTGCCTACACTCTTTTGGGAGAACTGTATCAGGCTGACCAGCAAAATGCCCAAGCACAGCAATGTTTTCAACGTGCTATATACCTGGAGCCAACCTCTTATGAAGCGTTAGTTCACCTCGCCTTATTGAAGGAACATCAAGGCGATACAGTAGGGGCAAAAATCATTCAGCAGAGAATTCAGCGTTTGCAGCATAGTCTCAGGACAGAAGCTTAG